The Chloroflexaceae bacterium genome has a segment encoding these proteins:
- a CDS encoding dienelactone hydrolase family protein, whose protein sequence is MTERMYDQGAREVPVRLRIDRLTLAGSLVHPAEARGLVIFAHGSGSSRFSPRNRFVAQQLNQAGFATLLFDLLSAEEEARDAVTRHLRFDIPLLSYRLLNATEQMRALPETSALSYGYFGASTGAAAALIAAAERPDLVAAVVSRGGRPDLAAAHLKAVRAPTLLIVGGADREVLALNQAVLPALPPQSSLAVVPGATHLFEEPGALEEVARLAGEWFARWLR, encoded by the coding sequence ATGACGGAGCGCATGTACGACCAGGGCGCTAGGGAGGTTCCGGTGCGTCTACGGATTGACCGTCTGACCCTTGCGGGCAGCCTGGTGCATCCGGCAGAGGCGCGGGGCCTGGTCATTTTTGCCCATGGCAGCGGCAGCAGCCGCTTTAGCCCGCGCAACCGCTTCGTGGCACAGCAGTTGAACCAGGCGGGTTTTGCCACTCTGCTCTTCGATTTGCTTTCGGCTGAAGAAGAGGCCCGTGATGCGGTTACGCGCCATCTGCGCTTCGATATTCCGCTCTTGAGCTATCGCCTGCTCAACGCGACCGAGCAGATGCGCGCCCTGCCCGAAACCAGCGCGCTGTCGTATGGCTACTTCGGGGCCAGCACGGGCGCGGCGGCCGCCCTCATCGCCGCCGCGGAGCGTCCGGATCTGGTCGCGGCAGTTGTATCCCGGGGCGGCCGCCCCGACCTGGCCGCGGCGCACCTCAAGGCGGTGCGCGCACCGACGCTGCTCATCGTCGGCGGCGCCGATCGCGAGGTGCTCGCGCTGAATCAGGCCGTACTGCCTGCCCTGCCGCCGCAGTCGTCGCTGGCAGTCGTGCCTGGAGCGACCCATCTCTTCGAGGAGCCAGGCGCGCTGGAGGAGGTGGCGCGACTCGCTGGCGAGTGGTTCGCGCGCTGGCTGCGGTGA
- a CDS encoding YsnF/AvaK domain-containing protein, with protein MRTVIGLFDDRDEAMKCYNYLIEEGVARADLDILTNDDVTDQPKLAHMRTWVPEPDVNVYLEGVRQGGTLITANVADSAAARVAEIMSGFKMVNIKERAAQLQQAAPEPERARLTLSDPATNEQVLEVIEEELEVGKQQIERGRMRIYSVVTEREATQDVALRDETIKIQRRPVNRAVSARPDLFKERSFEMVEMDEIALVNKVARVIEEVSLGKEVSEQIQTIKETLRRQDVEIEEIKALPPFEAYNTDFRAFANEKLAARGLTWEDALPGLKFGYQLATTEPFRSSPWSAVEADAKKIWEQKNPGTWDQNKAIVHYAWEKVRSVR; from the coding sequence ATGCGCACCGTAATCGGCCTGTTCGACGACCGTGACGAGGCGATGAAGTGCTACAACTACCTGATCGAGGAAGGTGTAGCCAGGGCTGACCTGGACATCCTGACCAACGATGACGTTACTGACCAGCCCAAGCTGGCCCACATGCGGACCTGGGTGCCTGAGCCTGATGTGAACGTCTACCTCGAGGGCGTGCGCCAGGGTGGCACGCTGATCACCGCCAACGTCGCCGATAGCGCGGCCGCCCGCGTGGCCGAGATTATGAGCGGCTTCAAGATGGTCAACATCAAGGAGCGCGCTGCCCAGCTCCAGCAGGCCGCCCCGGAGCCCGAAAGGGCCAGGCTGACCCTCAGCGACCCTGCCACTAATGAGCAGGTGCTCGAGGTGATCGAGGAGGAGCTCGAAGTCGGCAAGCAGCAGATCGAGCGTGGTCGCATGCGCATCTACAGCGTCGTGACCGAGCGCGAGGCCACCCAGGACGTGGCACTGCGCGACGAGACGATCAAGATCCAGCGCCGCCCGGTCAACCGCGCGGTGAGCGCCCGCCCCGACCTGTTCAAGGAGCGCTCCTTCGAGATGGTCGAGATGGATGAGATCGCCCTGGTCAACAAGGTCGCCCGCGTGATCGAGGAAGTCAGCCTGGGCAAGGAAGTCAGCGAGCAGATCCAGACGATTAAGGAGACGCTGCGCCGGCAGGACGTCGAGATCGAGGAGATCAAGGCTCTGCCCCCCTTCGAGGCCTACAACACCGACTTCCGCGCCTTCGCCAACGAGAAGCTGGCAGCCAGGGGCCTGACCTGGGAGGATGCCCTGCCTGGCCTGAAGTTCGGCTACCAACTGGCCACTACTGAGCCCTTCCGCTCGAGCCCCTGGAGCGCCGTCGAGGCCGACGCTAAGAAGATCTGGGAGCAGAAGAACCCGGGCACCTGGGATCAGAACAAGGCCATCGTGCACTACGCGTGGGAGAAGGTGCGCAGCGTGCGCTGA
- a CDS encoding CapA family protein: protein MQQELDEEGQMRRDAPALTSRVVLALCGDVMTGRGIDQALPHPGDPTIYESFVRSATVYVALAERVNGPIPRPVDPAYIWGDALPQLEREAPDALLINLETAVTTSDAPWPDKGITYRMHPANLSCLTVARVDCCVLANNHVLDWGREGLRETLRSVQEAGMRTVGAGLNCVEAAAPVAFAWPGRGRVLLWAWGLPSSGIPFSWAATAEQAGVNLLEDLSPRSLARVAEHIRAARQPGDRVAVSLHWGGNWGYAVPAEHRDFARQLITVAGVDLVYGHSSHHPLGIEVYRERLILYGCGDLINDYEGIGGYEEYRPDLGIIILATLDADGRLVETRLLPFRRRRFRLWRATAEEAGWLARRLSRVSRKGGVVVALRPDETLEVRW from the coding sequence ATGCAACAGGAGTTGGATGAAGAGGGTCAGATGCGCCGGGATGCGCCGGCATTAACCTCGCGCGTCGTCCTTGCCCTGTGCGGTGATGTGATGACCGGGCGCGGGATTGATCAGGCGCTTCCGCATCCGGGCGACCCGACCATCTACGAGTCTTTCGTGCGCAGCGCGACCGTATACGTCGCCTTAGCCGAGCGGGTGAATGGTCCTATTCCCCGGCCGGTTGATCCGGCGTACATCTGGGGCGATGCGCTGCCGCAGCTTGAGCGTGAGGCTCCCGATGCGCTACTGATCAACCTCGAAACGGCCGTCACGACCAGTGATGCGCCCTGGCCCGACAAGGGCATCACCTACCGCATGCATCCGGCCAATCTCTCCTGCCTGACGGTGGCGAGAGTGGATTGCTGCGTACTGGCGAACAACCACGTGCTCGACTGGGGCCGCGAGGGGCTGCGCGAGACGCTGCGCAGCGTGCAGGAGGCGGGCATGCGCACCGTCGGGGCCGGTCTGAACTGCGTTGAGGCCGCCGCGCCCGTGGCGTTCGCCTGGCCGGGACGGGGCCGCGTGCTGCTGTGGGCCTGGGGTCTGCCCTCTAGCGGCATCCCCTTCAGTTGGGCCGCCACCGCGGAGCAGGCGGGCGTCAACCTGCTCGAGGATCTCTCCCCTCGCAGCCTGGCGCGCGTCGCCGAGCACATTCGCGCCGCGCGCCAGCCAGGCGACCGGGTGGCGGTCTCGCTGCACTGGGGCGGTAACTGGGGCTATGCCGTCCCCGCCGAGCACCGGGATTTCGCCCGGCAGTTGATCACCGTTGCCGGGGTTGATCTGGTGTACGGGCACTCTTCGCACCATCCCCTGGGTATCGAGGTCTATCGGGAGCGTCTGATCCTCTACGGCTGCGGCGACCTGATCAACGACTATGAGGGCATCGGCGGCTACGAGGAGTACCGGCCCGATCTGGGCATCATCATCCTCGCCACCCTGGATGCTGATGGGCGTCTCGTGGAAACGCGTCTGCTGCCTTTCCGGCGCCGGCGCTTTCGCCTGTGGCGTGCGACTGCCGAAGAAGCCGGATGGCTGGCCCGGCGGCTCAGCCGTGTCAGTCGCAAGGGCGGGGTTGTGGTGGCGCTTCGGCCCGATGAGACCCTGGAGGTGCGCTGGTAG
- a CDS encoding DUF190 domain-containing protein, translated as MDQEMYQQVWVYIDESDRLRGRALSLRILDALRDAGCPGATVLRGIGGYGVHGVVHTDMAVELASHLPLIITFIDRAERVAQVLPTLRALVTEGMITITPVTIVQAGHRAAGPFPRHLTVADVMSRNVAWVQLDTPASEIVRLLIDRALRAVPVVDAERRVVGIITDGDLLSRGVTTLPLRLKQLLPIEERGERIASLAAKPQRAADLMTPNPITLQESASLARAAAVMNDHNLKRLPVVDDAGRLAGMVSRLDLLQTVAERVRQRPEQPLKLPQGAPATVGELMITDVPTVYRDTPLAETLERLLETEKRRVVVIDEDRRVVGIITDGDVLRRAGRRVQPGAVQRLAAWFAGGERPEGLEVAAQGRTAADVMSSPVFTVTPATPTTEAIRLMMAYKIKRLPVVDQEGRLLGMIGRAAVLSALAHRADDSPASASSPSI; from the coding sequence ATGGATCAGGAGATGTACCAGCAGGTCTGGGTCTACATTGACGAGAGCGACCGGCTGCGCGGCCGCGCGCTCTCGCTGCGTATCCTTGACGCCCTGCGCGACGCCGGCTGCCCTGGAGCGACCGTCCTGCGCGGCATTGGCGGTTACGGTGTCCACGGGGTCGTCCACACCGACATGGCAGTGGAACTGGCCAGCCATCTGCCCCTGATCATCACCTTCATTGACCGCGCCGAACGGGTCGCCCAGGTTCTGCCGACGCTGCGCGCGTTAGTGACCGAAGGGATGATCACCATCACCCCGGTAACGATCGTGCAGGCCGGCCATCGCGCTGCCGGACCATTCCCACGGCATCTGACCGTCGCCGATGTGATGAGCCGCAACGTGGCGTGGGTGCAGCTTGACACACCGGCCTCGGAGATCGTCAGACTATTGATTGACCGCGCGCTGCGGGCCGTGCCGGTGGTGGATGCTGAGCGGCGGGTGGTGGGTATTATCACCGATGGCGACCTGTTGAGCCGTGGCGTGACCACCCTGCCGCTGCGCCTCAAGCAGTTGTTGCCGATTGAAGAGCGGGGTGAACGCATCGCCTCCCTCGCGGCCAAACCGCAGCGCGCCGCCGATCTGATGACCCCCAATCCGATTACGCTGCAAGAAAGCGCCTCTCTTGCCCGAGCCGCTGCGGTGATGAACGACCACAATCTCAAGCGGCTGCCGGTGGTGGACGATGCGGGACGTCTGGCGGGCATGGTCAGCCGTCTTGACCTGCTCCAGACCGTGGCTGAGCGGGTGCGCCAGCGCCCGGAGCAGCCGCTGAAATTGCCCCAGGGCGCTCCCGCGACCGTCGGGGAGTTGATGATTACCGATGTGCCTACCGTCTATCGCGATACACCCCTGGCAGAAACCCTTGAGCGGCTGCTGGAGACGGAAAAACGGCGCGTGGTGGTGATTGATGAGGACCGGCGGGTCGTGGGTATTATCACCGATGGCGACGTGCTGCGGCGGGCCGGGCGCCGCGTCCAGCCTGGAGCGGTGCAGCGCCTGGCAGCCTGGTTCGCTGGCGGCGAACGCCCCGAGGGGCTGGAAGTGGCAGCCCAGGGCCGCACCGCCGCCGATGTGATGAGCAGCCCGGTGTTCACCGTCACCCCGGCGACGCCAACGACCGAAGCCATCCGCCTGATGATGGCCTACAAAATCAAGCGTCTGCCGGTCGTTGATCAGGAGGGACGTTTGTTAGGCATGATTGGCCGGGCCGCCGTCCTTAGCGCCCTGGCGCACAGGGCCGACGATTCGCCGGCAAGCGCCTCGAGCCCGTCCATATAA
- a CDS encoding DUF937 domain-containing protein: MAGILDELTKMVTPDMINQIGGALGMDPSQVSKGLEAAAPAVLANLNHQASTAGGAEALLGSLTKAGAAGPDNPLGGLMSALGGGGGDVLGGLLGAVGGGSNDLVTSLLGQGVNAFSGSLSKSLGFDVKPMLMMAVPVVAGMVNKAIKSGNLDAAGLQQLLRTEVNDFEMNPANAETMKIVKSAVAASEQFTTLRSKFTDDEWEQIKLAPVAALYLIASASPSGFGGEAKEIAAAAAALAEQAGYGDEVSVLRNAFANGLDTAKLDALRQQAHSREEIVHYLRSAAAIIKAKAPAEAERFRTMLVEVATKAAEAAKEGGFLGFGGKLVSEAEYAAIEEIRQAIA, encoded by the coding sequence ATGGCCGGGATACTCGACGAACTGACGAAGATGGTGACCCCTGACATGATCAACCAGATCGGCGGCGCCCTTGGCATGGATCCGTCGCAAGTCAGCAAGGGGCTGGAGGCCGCGGCCCCGGCTGTGCTTGCCAACCTGAACCATCAGGCCAGCACGGCCGGCGGCGCCGAGGCGCTGCTTGGCTCGTTGACCAAGGCGGGCGCGGCGGGACCCGACAACCCCCTTGGCGGGCTGATGAGCGCCCTCGGAGGCGGTGGCGGCGATGTGCTCGGCGGCCTCCTTGGCGCCGTCGGCGGCGGCAGCAACGATCTGGTCACCAGTCTCCTCGGTCAGGGTGTCAACGCCTTCAGCGGCTCGCTCTCCAAGAGCCTTGGCTTCGACGTTAAACCCATGCTGATGATGGCCGTGCCTGTCGTCGCCGGGATGGTGAATAAGGCGATCAAGAGCGGCAACCTCGATGCCGCTGGTCTACAACAGTTGCTTCGGACCGAGGTGAACGACTTCGAGATGAATCCGGCCAACGCCGAGACTATGAAGATCGTCAAGTCGGCCGTAGCCGCCAGCGAGCAGTTCACCACGCTGCGCAGCAAGTTCACCGACGACGAGTGGGAGCAGATCAAACTGGCCCCGGTTGCGGCGCTCTACCTGATCGCCTCCGCCTCGCCCTCAGGCTTTGGCGGGGAAGCCAAAGAGATTGCCGCAGCCGCCGCGGCCCTTGCCGAGCAGGCCGGCTACGGCGACGAGGTTTCGGTGCTGCGCAATGCCTTTGCCAACGGCCTCGACACCGCGAAGCTCGATGCGCTACGGCAGCAGGCCCACAGTCGTGAGGAGATTGTCCACTACCTGCGCAGCGCGGCGGCGATTATCAAGGCCAAAGCCCCCGCCGAGGCCGAGCGGTTCCGCACGATGCTGGTTGAGGTCGCCACGAAGGCCGCCGAGGCGGCCAAGGAGGGCGGCTTCCTCGGCTTCGGCGGCAAGCTGGTCTCCGAGGCAGAGTACGCCGCGATTGAGGAGATCCGTCAGGCCATTGCCTGA
- a CDS encoding MFS transporter, translating into MQSSTPSTVTDTSELRQRALNFVLLMGLVSLLADMVYEGGRSISGPYLALLGASGTIVGLVAGAGELIAYGLRLVFGYLSDRTRRYWAFTIAGYATTAVVVPALALAGTWQVAVVLLTLERMSKALRSPAKDTLLSYATRSIGHGKGFGLHEALDQIGAIAAPLALAAVLAWRGDYRLAFALLLIPGVLTILTLLAARARFPQPDGLAGATPPLTSRGFTGDFWLYLTAVGLIAAGFADFPLIAFHLERTAVVSSAWIPALYAMAMAVDAGAALLFGALFDRVGYAALLLAGALALAFAPLVFFGGPASVALGMALWGVGLGAQESILRAAVARLAPAERRGTAFGLFNTVYGVAWFAGSAALGVLYDLALPALIVLSVSLQALALMVLLVLARRGAAGR; encoded by the coding sequence ATGCAATCCTCAACCCCATCCACTGTGACGGACACCTCGGAACTGCGCCAGCGCGCCCTGAACTTTGTCCTGCTGATGGGGCTGGTCAGCCTGCTGGCGGACATGGTCTACGAGGGCGGACGCAGCATCAGCGGCCCCTACCTGGCGTTGCTCGGCGCCAGCGGCACGATTGTGGGTCTGGTGGCCGGGGCGGGCGAACTGATCGCCTACGGCCTGCGGCTGGTCTTCGGCTATCTCAGTGATCGGACCCGGCGCTACTGGGCCTTCACCATTGCCGGATACGCCACGACGGCCGTAGTGGTGCCCGCGCTGGCCCTGGCGGGGACGTGGCAGGTGGCAGTGGTGTTGCTGACGCTGGAGCGTATGAGCAAGGCGCTCCGCAGCCCGGCGAAGGACACCTTGCTCTCCTACGCCACGCGCTCGATCGGTCACGGCAAGGGCTTCGGACTGCACGAGGCCCTCGACCAGATCGGCGCCATCGCTGCGCCGCTGGCGCTGGCGGCGGTGCTGGCCTGGCGCGGCGATTACCGGCTTGCTTTCGCTCTGTTGCTGATCCCGGGGGTGCTCACGATCCTGACGCTGCTGGCGGCGCGGGCGCGCTTTCCGCAGCCTGATGGCCTGGCCGGCGCAACGCCGCCGCTGACCTCGCGCGGCTTCACGGGCGACTTCTGGCTGTACCTGACCGCGGTGGGGCTGATCGCCGCCGGGTTCGCCGATTTCCCGCTCATTGCCTTCCATCTCGAACGGACCGCCGTGGTGTCGTCGGCGTGGATCCCGGCGCTCTACGCCATGGCCATGGCGGTGGACGCAGGGGCGGCGCTGCTCTTCGGCGCCCTGTTTGATCGGGTCGGCTATGCCGCGCTGCTGCTGGCGGGGGCGCTCGCGCTGGCTTTCGCGCCGCTGGTCTTCTTCGGCGGGCCGGCGTCGGTAGCCCTGGGCATGGCGCTCTGGGGCGTGGGCCTCGGCGCGCAGGAGTCGATCCTGCGCGCGGCGGTTGCCCGGCTGGCCCCGGCGGAGCGGCGCGGCACGGCCTTTGGTCTATTCAACACCGTCTATGGTGTCGCCTGGTTCGCTGGCAGCGCGGCGCTGGGGGTGCTCTACGACCTGGCGCTGCCGGCGCTGATCGTCCTCTCGGTGAGCCTGCAGGCCCTGGCGCTCATGGTGTTGCTGGTGCTGGCGCGCCGGGGCGCGGCGGGCCGGTGA
- a CDS encoding DUF4332 domain-containing protein, translating to MAISIDSIAGLDPKIRSRLRAVGIEDIEQLLARGATSEGRAQLMSATGLSEAEIQKLLDAASQMGGASKVGVYGAQTTADDYGARKVGVYGESTPPPEPVRAQPTPVRTPAPQPRTVVEEQRGFPWWLLLLPLLLLALLGLFWWLNQRQQVATTAPTPVPAARATVAPTVVATVAPTAVPTIAPTAPPVATLPEIKPLSGGAALALGTTSIIEGKGKPGAVLELLDGDTVVGTTTVDANGNWRFSYTPTTPGARTLSVREQGATTGATIDVTVEGAPPAAAIPEIKPLSAGNTLLLGAPAVIEGKGTPGKIVELLDGDTVVGTTTVDANGNWLFAYTPTAAGARTLSVREQGATTAATIDVTVEDAPTASVTGVVAGIDPATLPPGAVLRIQMADFTGSGPAPLIAEQIIPLDGKAAPFPFKFIYDPRRVNPEKDYNVQGNIIDASGKMIYTTNKEFLVVTKGRPGDVEVTMVPAS from the coding sequence ATGGCAATATCGATCGACTCAATCGCCGGTCTCGATCCAAAGATCAGGAGCCGCCTGCGCGCCGTCGGCATTGAAGATATTGAACAGTTGCTCGCGCGAGGAGCAACCTCGGAAGGTCGCGCGCAGCTTATGTCGGCGACCGGACTGAGCGAGGCGGAAATCCAGAAACTCCTGGATGCCGCATCACAGATGGGCGGTGCAAGTAAGGTTGGCGTCTACGGGGCGCAGACAACCGCAGATGATTATGGTGCGCGCAAGGTCGGCGTATACGGGGAGAGCACGCCGCCGCCGGAGCCTGTGCGCGCACAACCTACGCCTGTTCGCACCCCCGCGCCTCAGCCTAGAACGGTTGTCGAGGAGCAAAGGGGCTTTCCATGGTGGCTCCTGCTCCTGCCGCTGCTTCTGCTTGCCCTGCTTGGGCTGTTCTGGTGGCTCAATCAGCGCCAGCAGGTCGCAACCACGGCGCCAACGCCTGTACCGGCTGCTCGAGCCACGGTGGCGCCAACGGTTGTCGCAACTGTCGCGCCAACGGCGGTTCCCACTATAGCGCCCACTGCCCCGCCGGTTGCGACGCTTCCTGAGATTAAGCCGTTGAGCGGCGGCGCCGCCCTGGCACTCGGCACCACCAGCATCATTGAGGGCAAGGGGAAGCCAGGCGCGGTCCTGGAACTGCTGGACGGCGATACGGTGGTGGGAACGACCACCGTTGACGCCAACGGCAACTGGCGCTTCTCTTACACCCCCACGACTCCGGGCGCGCGCACCCTGAGCGTCCGCGAGCAGGGCGCTACCACGGGTGCGACCATTGACGTGACGGTTGAGGGCGCCCCGCCTGCCGCTGCGATCCCGGAGATCAAGCCCCTGAGCGCAGGCAACACCCTGCTCCTCGGCGCCCCTGCCGTCATTGAGGGCAAGGGAACGCCAGGTAAGATTGTGGAACTGCTTGATGGCGACACGGTAGTAGGGACTACTACTGTTGATGCCAATGGCAACTGGCTGTTCGCCTACACCCCCACCGCTGCGGGCGCGCGCACGCTGAGCGTCCGTGAGCAGGGCGCCACCACGGCTGCGACCATTGATGTAACGGTCGAAGATGCACCCACGGCGAGCGTCACCGGCGTAGTGGCCGGCATTGACCCGGCGACCCTGCCACCCGGGGCGGTACTGCGCATCCAGATGGCCGACTTTACCGGCAGCGGGCCCGCGCCGCTCATCGCCGAGCAGATCATTCCGCTCGACGGTAAAGCCGCGCCATTCCCGTTCAAGTTCATCTACGATCCCCGGCGGGTCAACCCTGAGAAGGACTACAACGTCCAGGGCAATATCATTGACGCATCGGGGAAAATGATTTACACCACCAACAAGGAGTTCCTGGTAGTAACGAAGGGTCGGCCAGGCGACGTCGAGGTGACAATGGTTCCGGCGAGCTAA
- a CDS encoding YsnF/AvaK domain-containing protein codes for MKPAKVIHPDGQVGTITGQITSPEGASQVTITFADGARLVAPLQELIRQDDETYLLPTELARAVDTAASQTELTEEIVIPVVAEELTIKRQRVQRGAVRVHKRVATREEVVDEPTIREEIHVEHVPVNALVEGEPPQPRTEGDVFIIPIIEEVLVVERRLLLREEVHISRRRTTISNPQRVTLRREYVEVERIPAEPEATPDANTASQDLA; via the coding sequence ATGAAACCAGCCAAGGTCATTCATCCTGACGGCCAGGTCGGCACAATCACCGGGCAGATCACGTCTCCAGAGGGCGCCAGCCAGGTTACGATCACCTTTGCCGACGGCGCGCGTCTGGTGGCGCCCCTCCAGGAACTGATTCGCCAGGATGACGAAACCTACCTGCTTCCCACCGAACTTGCCCGGGCCGTTGACACCGCGGCCAGCCAGACAGAACTGACCGAAGAGATCGTTATTCCCGTCGTCGCCGAAGAGCTAACGATCAAGCGCCAGCGCGTACAGCGCGGCGCCGTCCGCGTGCACAAGCGGGTGGCCACGCGCGAAGAAGTCGTTGACGAGCCGACAATCCGCGAGGAGATCCACGTCGAGCACGTTCCGGTCAACGCGCTGGTCGAGGGTGAGCCGCCGCAACCCCGCACCGAGGGGGACGTGTTTATCATCCCCATTATCGAGGAGGTGCTGGTGGTCGAGCGACGGCTCTTACTCCGAGAAGAAGTGCATATCTCGCGGCGCCGCACCACGATCAGCAACCCCCAGCGTGTCACCCTCCGCCGCGAATATGTCGAGGTTGAGCGTATCCCGGCCGAGCCAGAGGCGACGCCGGACGCGAACACCGCGTCGCAAGACCTCGCCTGA
- the crcB gene encoding fluoride efflux transporter CrcB — translation MLNLVAIALGAAIGANLRYGLSTWAAQRLGTAWPYGTFIVNVLGCLAIGILLTLAATRLSLSEPLRLFLVTGLLGGFTTFSTFGYESFTLITRGDWLGAGLYIGGSVVVGLAAVFLGVGLVRVFGP, via the coding sequence ATGCTTAACCTGGTCGCGATTGCGCTGGGCGCCGCGATTGGCGCCAACCTGCGTTACGGCCTTTCCACCTGGGCCGCGCAGCGCCTCGGCACCGCCTGGCCCTATGGCACCTTTATCGTGAACGTGCTGGGGTGTCTGGCCATCGGCATTCTGCTGACCCTCGCAGCTACCCGCCTATCCCTCAGCGAGCCGTTACGTCTTTTCCTGGTAACCGGCCTGCTGGGCGGGTTTACGACCTTCTCGACCTTTGGTTATGAGAGCTTCACCCTGATAACCCGCGGCGACTGGCTCGGCGCCGGCCTGTACATTGGCGGCAGCGTGGTCGTTGGATTGGCGGCGGTGTTCCTCGGAGTAGGCCTGGTGCGCGTGTTCGGACCATGA
- the ilvD gene encoding dihydroxy-acid dehydratase — protein sequence MTDNRRSRLITEGPQRSPNRAMLRAVGFRDEDFSKPIVGVANAHSTLTPCNAGLGALAARAEAAIRAAGAMPQIFGTITVSDGISMGTEGMKFSLVSREVIADSIETVVNAQRMDGILAVGGCDKNMPGALIAMARLDIPSIFVYGGTIKPGHYKGRDLTIVSAFEAVGEFSAGRIDEHELLEIERHACPGAGSCGGMYTANTMSSAIEAMGLSLPGSSTMAAEDPEKAESAARSGEVLVEAIRANRTARQILTRKAFENAISVVMALGGSTNAVLHLLAIAHAAEVPLSIDDFETIRTRVPVLCDLKPSGRYVATDLHQVGGVPQVMKLLLNAGLLHGDALTITGQTIAETLAGVPDAPPEGQDVIRPFDAPIYPQGHLAILRGNLAEEGCVAKITGIKQRRITGPARVFDNEESCLEAILAGKIVAGDVVVIRYEGPKGGPGMREMLAPTSAIIGAGLGDSVGLITDGRFSGGTYGLVVGHVAPEAAVGGTIALVQEGDSITIDADARLLQLNVSDDELARRRAAWTPPAPRYTRGVLAKYARLVSSASLGAVTDLPGAW from the coding sequence ATGACGGACAATCGCCGCAGCCGGCTGATCACCGAAGGCCCCCAGCGCTCGCCGAACCGGGCGATGCTGCGCGCCGTGGGCTTTCGCGACGAGGACTTTAGCAAGCCGATTGTCGGGGTGGCTAATGCTCACAGCACGCTGACGCCCTGCAACGCCGGCCTCGGCGCCCTGGCCGCGCGGGCCGAGGCGGCCATCCGTGCCGCCGGGGCCATGCCCCAGATCTTCGGCACCATCACCGTCAGCGACGGGATCTCGATGGGTACCGAGGGCATGAAGTTCTCCCTGGTCAGCCGTGAGGTGATTGCCGACTCGATTGAGACGGTGGTCAATGCCCAGCGGATGGACGGCATTCTGGCGGTTGGGGGCTGCGATAAGAATATGCCCGGGGCGCTGATCGCCATGGCCCGGCTGGATATTCCCAGCATCTTCGTCTACGGCGGCACGATCAAGCCCGGCCACTACAAGGGCCGCGATCTGACTATCGTTAGCGCCTTCGAGGCCGTCGGTGAGTTCAGCGCGGGCCGTATTGATGAGCACGAACTGCTCGAAATCGAGCGCCACGCTTGCCCCGGCGCCGGCTCCTGCGGCGGAATGTATACCGCCAACACCATGTCTTCGGCCATCGAGGCCATGGGGCTTAGTCTGCCCGGCTCCTCTACGATGGCCGCCGAGGACCCGGAGAAGGCCGAAAGCGCCGCCCGCTCCGGCGAGGTGCTGGTCGAGGCCATTCGCGCCAACCGCACCGCGCGCCAGATCCTTACCCGCAAGGCCTTCGAGAATGCCATCAGCGTGGTGATGGCTCTGGGTGGCTCGACCAATGCCGTGCTGCATCTCCTCGCGATCGCCCACGCCGCCGAGGTTCCGCTCAGTATTGACGACTTTGAGACCATCCGCACCCGGGTGCCGGTGCTCTGTGACCTGAAGCCCTCCGGGCGCTATGTCGCCACTGATCTGCACCAGGTGGGCGGGGTGCCGCAAGTGATGAAGCTGCTGCTCAACGCCGGCTTGCTCCATGGCGACGCGCTAACAATCACCGGGCAGACCATTGCCGAGACGCTCGCTGGCGTGCCCGATGCGCCGCCAGAGGGCCAGGACGTGATCCGGCCCTTCGACGCCCCGATCTATCCCCAGGGGCATCTGGCAATTCTGCGCGGCAATCTGGCCGAAGAGGGCTGCGTGGCCAAGATTACCGGCATCAAGCAGCGCCGCATCACTGGCCCGGCGCGCGTCTTTGACAATGAGGAGTCTTGCCTGGAAGCGATCCTGGCCGGCAAGATCGTCGCCGGCGACGTGGTGGTAATCCGCTACGAGGGACCTAAAGGCGGGCCGGGGATGCGCGAGATGCTGGCGCCTACCTCGGCGATTATCGGCGCGGGCCTGGGTGACAGCGTGGGCCTGATTACCGATGGGCGCTTCTCCGGCGGCACCTACGGCCTGGTCGTCGGCCACGTCGCCCCGGAGGCGGCGGTTGGGGGAACCATCGCCCTCGTCCAGGAGGGTGATAGCATCACGATTGACGCTGATGCTCGCCTGCTCCAGCTCAATGTCTCTGATGACGAACTGGCCCGCCGCCGGGCTGCCTGGACCCCGCCCGCTCCGCGCTACACCCGCGGCGTGCTGGCCAAGTATGCGCGCCTGGTCTCTTCGGCGAGCCTTGGCGCAGTGACCGATCTGCCGGGAGCCTGGTAG